In Saccharicrinis fermentans DSM 9555 = JCM 21142, a genomic segment contains:
- a CDS encoding DUF3108 domain-containing protein: MWRKNLIVVLCMFCVGFTQGKAQCDIENYSFEGGEVVTYHAYYNWHFIWLNAGIVHFSVEDKSYEGKDTWFLSAYGRTYSGYDKFMEVRDTFEAYVDKERFDPICFNRVTKEGSTVGHHKYWFDYENKLIKTQTKKGKEKSFKDSVIVLKPCTADLLSMVYKARNIDYTKYQVNEKIPIRMIVDNKIYDLYIRYQGKEVVKNRDGRKFRCLKFSPLLVPGTIFESGEDMTVWVTDDYARVPIVVEAKVLIGSVKAVFVDALGLRNPMTAEVYD, from the coding sequence ATGTGGAGAAAGAACCTTATTGTTGTATTGTGTATGTTTTGTGTTGGTTTTACCCAAGGTAAAGCTCAGTGCGATATTGAAAATTATTCTTTTGAAGGGGGTGAAGTGGTTACATATCATGCCTATTATAATTGGCATTTTATTTGGTTGAATGCAGGTATTGTGCATTTTTCTGTAGAAGATAAATCTTATGAGGGTAAGGATACTTGGTTCTTGTCGGCCTATGGGAGGACTTATAGCGGCTATGATAAGTTTATGGAAGTACGGGATACTTTTGAGGCTTATGTAGATAAGGAACGCTTTGATCCTATTTGTTTTAATAGGGTAACAAAGGAGGGCAGTACGGTGGGGCATCATAAATATTGGTTTGATTATGAAAATAAGTTGATAAAGACACAAACTAAAAAAGGTAAAGAAAAGTCTTTTAAGGATAGTGTAATTGTTTTAAAGCCGTGTACAGCCGATCTATTGTCCATGGTATATAAGGCGCGAAATATTGACTATACCAAGTATCAGGTGAATGAGAAAATACCTATTCGAATGATAGTGGATAATAAAATTTACGATTTATATATTCGTTATCAAGGTAAGGAGGTTGTTAAGAATCGTGATGGAAGGAAGTTTCGTTGTTTGAAGTTTTCTCCTTTGTTAGTGCCGGGTACCATTTTTGAATCGGGTGAAGATATGACTGTTTGGGTAACAGACGATTATGCTCGGGTGCCTATAGTGGTTGAGGCAAAGGTTCTGATAGGTTCTGTGAAGGCGGTGTTTGTGGATGCGCTTGGTTTGCGAAACCCGATGACAGCTGAAGTATATGATTAA
- a CDS encoding V-type ATP synthase subunit I domain-containing protein, translated as MKALVNEMVEEKEMLTYEFENLALDYDSLQTNSDTLNTMLEMEREKISQLIEEIQTIKATNASKIREYKKELTSLRKVLKNYVVQIDSLNQSNKALQEENLKYRKKVSNMQTTYSKLEEVKQTLEKKVKVASKLETYNIEADGLNSKNRTTTKTSRVSKIRICFSIQKNITAEVGEKTIYLRVLRPDGALLYHSKEDLFLHENKKINYSSKRIIEYGGEEVDVCLYYQVDAGELTKGEYVADIFADGYNIGTMTFNLK; from the coding sequence ATGAAGGCGCTCGTGAACGAAATGGTAGAAGAAAAGGAGATGTTAACCTATGAGTTTGAGAACTTAGCATTGGACTATGACTCCTTACAAACCAACAGTGACACCCTGAACACTATGCTGGAGATGGAGCGTGAAAAGATTTCACAACTGATAGAAGAGATACAAACCATCAAAGCCACAAACGCATCTAAAATAAGAGAATACAAAAAAGAACTCACCTCTTTACGCAAGGTACTTAAAAACTATGTGGTTCAGATCGATTCGCTCAACCAAAGCAACAAAGCATTGCAAGAAGAAAATCTGAAATACAGAAAGAAAGTATCCAATATGCAAACTACGTACAGCAAGCTGGAAGAGGTAAAGCAAACCTTGGAGAAAAAAGTAAAAGTAGCATCCAAACTGGAAACCTATAATATAGAAGCTGACGGACTCAACTCCAAAAACCGAACAACCACCAAGACATCCCGTGTTTCTAAAATTAGGATCTGTTTCTCCATTCAAAAAAACATTACAGCTGAAGTCGGTGAAAAAACCATTTATTTAAGGGTATTAAGACCAGATGGTGCTCTGTTATACCATAGCAAAGAAGATTTATTTCTACACGAAAACAAAAAAATAAATTACTCTTCAAAACGCATCATTGAATACGGAGGAGAGGAAGTAGATGTCTGTTTATACTACCAAGTAGATGCAGGAGAACTCACCAAAGGAGAATATGTGGCTGATATATTTGCAGATGGCTATAACATAGGCACCATGACTTTTAATTTAAAGTAA
- a CDS encoding PAS domain-containing hybrid sensor histidine kinase/response regulator, giving the protein MDKSNNHLLSEIVRLKETICAMEEKHRVLTETVLEGVFVTEKNICIEANQVGCDMMGYTEEELLGMSTLDVVVDEHRELAQERIENPRNPPFEIDIVKKDGSQFHAQVSSRNHTFKGRDVRIIVVKDISDYKKSIKELLESGNKYQAVVENAGDGIIIGDKNGNIIEINNSFERITGFSEEELLNRQISYIFAPESLQEKPLQYDMVNIGKSVILERDIIGKNNERIPIEMNSTKPSKNYYLTIIRDLRERKKAQKDLERKNTELKLAKEKAEESDRLKSSFLANMSHEIRTPMNGIIGFSELLKSTTLSPKHREDYLNIILSSGLQLMNIINDVLEISKIETGQIVVESVPFDIASMLKEIVSFFEPVAERGNNTLTINTAKCNMAVLSGDPAKIHQILTNLINNSLKFTQSGTVEVGIITDSSEIIFYVKDNGVGIPKQYMNTIFDRFTQAQHDGINKQKGTGLGLSICKKLTHLMNGTIWAESEVDKGSCFYVAIPSMGI; this is encoded by the coding sequence ATGGACAAAAGTAACAATCACCTATTATCAGAAATAGTGCGTTTAAAAGAAACCATTTGTGCCATGGAAGAAAAACACAGGGTTCTCACCGAAACTGTGTTAGAAGGGGTGTTTGTTACAGAAAAAAACATTTGCATTGAAGCCAACCAGGTGGGGTGCGATATGATGGGCTATACCGAAGAAGAACTATTGGGCATGTCAACATTAGATGTAGTAGTCGATGAACATCGTGAACTAGCGCAGGAAAGAATCGAAAACCCCCGAAACCCTCCCTTTGAAATAGACATAGTCAAAAAAGATGGTTCGCAATTTCATGCTCAAGTAAGCTCCAGAAATCATACTTTTAAAGGTCGAGATGTAAGAATTATTGTGGTAAAAGATATATCTGACTACAAGAAATCTATCAAAGAATTGCTAGAAAGCGGGAACAAATACCAAGCTGTGGTAGAGAATGCCGGCGACGGAATCATCATAGGAGACAAAAACGGTAATATCATTGAAATAAACAACAGCTTCGAAAGGATTACCGGCTTTTCAGAGGAAGAACTCCTAAACAGACAGATATCATATATTTTCGCTCCGGAATCACTCCAGGAAAAGCCCCTGCAATATGACATGGTGAACATTGGTAAATCGGTGATTTTAGAAAGGGATATAATAGGCAAGAACAACGAACGCATTCCTATTGAAATGAATTCCACCAAACCATCGAAAAACTATTACCTCACAATCATCAGAGATTTAAGAGAACGAAAAAAAGCGCAAAAAGATCTAGAAAGAAAAAACACAGAACTAAAGCTGGCAAAAGAGAAAGCAGAAGAGAGTGACAGACTAAAATCATCGTTCCTAGCCAATATGAGTCATGAGATTCGAACACCCATGAATGGAATAATTGGTTTTTCGGAGTTATTAAAAAGCACCACCTTAAGCCCTAAGCATAGAGAAGATTATTTGAACATCATTTTATCGAGTGGCCTACAATTAATGAATATCATCAACGACGTTCTGGAAATATCTAAAATAGAGACAGGCCAGATAGTGGTGGAATCAGTACCTTTTGACATTGCTTCAATGCTTAAAGAAATTGTCTCTTTTTTCGAACCTGTAGCCGAAAGAGGCAACAACACACTAACAATCAACACCGCCAAATGCAATATGGCAGTACTAAGCGGCGACCCGGCAAAGATCCATCAGATACTCACTAACCTGATTAACAACAGTTTAAAATTCACTCAATCAGGAACCGTAGAAGTGGGAATCATTACCGATTCTTCAGAGATTATTTTTTACGTCAAAGACAATGGAGTTGGCATACCTAAACAATATATGAACACAATCTTTGACAGGTTTACTCAGGCACAGCACGATGGCATAAACAAGCAAAAAGGAACAGGACTGGGATTATCCATTTGTAAAAAACTAACTCATTTGATGAATGGAACTATCTGGGCTGAATCGGAAGTGGATAAGGGTTCCTGCTTTTATGTTGCCATACCCTCTATGGGAATATAA
- a CDS encoding Ig-like domain-containing protein, protein MRNYILGLVAIVILYSCANPGYPTGGPKDEAPPKIKRSTPKPNALNYKRDEVIIEFDEIIKLDDVYQKYVISPPLKKRPKIVARAHKLSITFDEEEELQDNTTYTLDFANAIQDNNEGNPIESFVFSFSTGEVVDSFAIMGNLWEANDLSPVEGALVMAHKNLNDTAFTHDVPVRLGKTDEKGHFAIRNLSPGEYRVYALEDGNRNYMFDQPGEYIAWYDTVVSPSMEYVQMPDTVAADSVVFNDELVYSPNDLKLFLFKEEGTEQYPLGEERKDSNTLAFFFNLPVENFKVEPVSEESFDDDWAVFEPSLKNDTVFVWIVDSTLYKKDTLTMAYSYLGLDSLKKPATVQDTIKMYYFSLPQKKESRRKKKKAKVVVNTLKMSKSSSAVDVYDRFNFIMPTPIQQFDINGVNLWEKVDTLLEKREFVLLQDSLFKRRYSVQPKDKWMPGANYLLTVDSAAMKDVYGLSCDSIGKQFKVKELDSYGTMLIKMEQIGENWLVQLMDNSENVIQQKYVPKSGKLGFQYVDPGTYTLKLVVDKNRNGMWDTGRYAKKQQPEQVFYYPEKISLRATWEHVVEWDLEDFDIYDFVEKNRKPKSRAD, encoded by the coding sequence ATGCGAAATTATATTTTGGGCTTGGTAGCTATCGTCATATTGTATTCATGTGCTAACCCGGGTTATCCTACGGGAGGACCAAAGGACGAAGCACCTCCAAAAATTAAAAGATCAACACCTAAACCTAATGCTTTGAATTATAAGAGGGACGAGGTGATCATTGAATTTGACGAGATCATTAAACTGGATGATGTGTATCAGAAATATGTGATATCACCGCCTTTGAAAAAAAGACCAAAAATTGTTGCGCGTGCCCACAAATTAAGTATAACGTTTGATGAAGAGGAAGAACTTCAAGACAATACTACTTATACCTTGGACTTTGCCAATGCCATACAGGATAATAATGAAGGTAACCCTATAGAGTCTTTTGTGTTTTCTTTTTCCACAGGAGAAGTGGTGGATTCATTTGCTATTATGGGTAATTTGTGGGAAGCCAATGACCTGTCGCCAGTGGAAGGTGCTTTGGTAATGGCTCATAAAAACTTGAACGATACAGCCTTTACTCATGATGTGCCGGTGCGTTTGGGGAAGACTGATGAGAAAGGGCATTTTGCAATTCGTAATCTGAGTCCTGGTGAATACCGGGTTTATGCCCTTGAGGATGGTAACCGAAATTATATGTTCGATCAGCCGGGAGAGTACATTGCTTGGTACGATACCGTTGTTTCGCCATCTATGGAGTATGTGCAGATGCCTGATACGGTTGCTGCTGATTCGGTGGTGTTTAATGATGAATTGGTGTATTCCCCCAACGACCTGAAGCTTTTCTTGTTCAAGGAAGAGGGTACTGAGCAGTATCCATTGGGCGAGGAGCGAAAGGATTCCAATACCCTGGCTTTCTTTTTTAACCTGCCTGTTGAGAACTTTAAAGTGGAACCGGTTTCTGAAGAGTCCTTTGATGATGATTGGGCTGTGTTTGAGCCTTCATTGAAAAATGATACTGTGTTTGTTTGGATAGTAGACAGCACCTTGTATAAGAAGGATACACTGACAATGGCCTACTCTTATTTGGGGTTGGATTCATTAAAGAAGCCTGCGACTGTTCAGGATACGATTAAGATGTATTATTTTTCGTTGCCCCAAAAGAAAGAATCGCGACGAAAGAAGAAGAAGGCAAAAGTGGTGGTGAATACTTTAAAAATGAGTAAGTCATCTTCGGCGGTTGATGTATATGATCGTTTTAATTTTATCATGCCAACTCCCATTCAGCAGTTTGATATAAATGGGGTGAATTTATGGGAGAAGGTGGATACGCTGCTGGAAAAAAGAGAGTTTGTGCTCTTGCAGGATTCTTTGTTTAAACGAAGATATTCGGTTCAACCTAAAGATAAATGGATGCCGGGTGCTAATTATTTGTTGACGGTTGATTCGGCAGCAATGAAAGATGTATACGGACTTAGTTGTGATTCTATAGGCAAGCAGTTTAAAGTTAAGGAGCTGGATTCCTATGGTACCATGCTCATTAAAATGGAGCAAATAGGAGAGAACTGGCTGGTGCAATTGATGGATAATTCCGAAAATGTAATACAACAGAAATATGTTCCTAAGTCGGGTAAGTTAGGGTTTCAATATGTGGACCCGGGTACGTATACCTTAAAGTTGGTGGTGGATAAAAATAGAAATGGAATGTGGGATACCGGTCGTTATGCTAAAAAACAGCAACCTGAACAAGTGTTTTATTATCCGGAAAAGATTTCATTAAGAGCAACCTGGGAGCATGTTGTTGAATGGGATTTGGAGGATTTTGATATTTATGATTTTGTAGAAAAAAATAGAAAACCTAAGAGCAGAGCCGATTAA
- a CDS encoding MTH1187 family thiamine-binding protein produces MSVLVNFAMFPTDTGSSLSTPVSKVIELIKNSGVQYQLGPMGTTIETEGMEEALDVINQAHTLLAKNHDRIYTTITIDARKGDVGRMQSKIQSIENNIGKVNT; encoded by the coding sequence ATGTCAGTACTTGTAAATTTTGCTATGTTCCCCACCGATACGGGAAGTAGTTTAAGCACTCCTGTGAGCAAGGTCATTGAACTCATAAAAAATAGTGGAGTCCAATATCAACTAGGGCCTATGGGAACTACCATTGAAACAGAAGGTATGGAGGAAGCCTTGGATGTCATCAACCAGGCACATACGCTTTTGGCGAAAAATCACGATCGTATTTATACCACTATTACTATAGATGCCCGTAAAGGCGACGTGGGAAGGATGCAGTCAAAGATTCAATCCATTGAGAATAATATTGGCAAGGTTAATACTTGA